ACGGCCCTGAGGGCCACCTCGAGGGCCGGGTGCGCCCGGTCCAGCAGGTACGGCGGGTAGATCATGGGGTAGGTCATGCGCACCTCGCCGCTCGTGCGCTCCTCCTCGGGCACGTACACCGCGGCGTCCCCCGCCAAATCCCGGAGGCGCTCCACGATCCGGTCCGGGTCCTCGCCGGGCACGAACCGGTAATCCACCACCACCCGCGCCACGCCCGGCACCACGTTCGTGGCCGCCGGGTCCGAGGCCACGAGGGTGGGGGTGCAGCTCGCCGGCCCCAACTCCCCGTTCGTCGCGACGGGGAACTCCTCGAGGGCCGCCAAGAAGCGCCCCGCAGCGAACAACGGGTTGTGCCCCAGCTCGGCGCGGGCCGCGTGCGCCAACCGCCCCTCGAAGTCCGCCCTGACCTCGATGCGACCCCGGTGCCCGCGCATCACCTCGAGGTTCGAGGGCTCCCCCAGCACCACCACGGCCGGCTCGAGCCGCCCCGCGGCATACCGGCTGCCGAGCCCTCCGACCTCCTCCTGCACCACCGCGAGGAAACGCACCCGCCCCGGCAGGGCGCGGTCCTTAAGGCGCGCGAGCGCTGCGACCATCGCGGCGAGCGCGCCCTTCATGTCCACCGTGCCGCGCCCCCAGACCGCGCCTTCAGCCACCTCGCCCGAAAACGGCGGGTACGGCCACGCCTCCGCCGCGCCGGCAGGCACGGT
This region of Marinithermus hydrothermalis DSM 14884 genomic DNA includes:
- a CDS encoding M20/M25/M40 family metallo-hydrolase, translated to MDAVRVLQRLVRAESPSGREGPAARVLMEALAELGLKPRLDEAGNVEAVLGEAGPEVLLTGHMDTVPAGAAEAWPYPPFSGEVAEGAVWGRGTVDMKGALAAMVAALARLKDRALPGRVRFLAVVQEEVGGLGSRYAAGRLEPAVVVLGEPSNLEVMRGHRGRIEVRADFEGRLAHAARAELGHNPLFAAGRFLAALEEFPVATNGELGPASCTPTLVASDPAATNVVPGVARVVVDYRFVPGEDPDRIVERLRDLAGDAAVYVPEEERTSGEVRMTYPMIYPPYLLDRAHPALEVALRAVGQAEAGVWWFTTDAPYLAATGAPVIGYGPGDPALAHTTREHVSVAQVEAAVQGYVRLVEALVAWASAR